The DNA window TACATGAGACACATGAGGACACAGAAAACGGTGAAGGTAAAATCACTTTGCCTTTAGTTTAATGGACACAGCTGGGAGCGGCATCCATGCTGCAGACACCTGTTCCAGGATCTCAGCCTCCTGTTTGCAAGGGAGCATTTACCTCAAAACCGTGACCCCAGCGTTGCcaatgcagggagcctgcctgagtctgcagccagccagtgGGAGGAACTGCCCTCTCATCTGAATGGGTGGATTCTGAAACCTAATGACAGCACAAACACAACCCCACTACTGAGCATCACACCAGTGAATATTTTACCCCCTTGATCCAAACAGGCTGAACAGGGGCCAGCAGCCTCTCTGCCAAACTGGCCACGTTCCCCTGGCCGCATCTTAGCGCAGATCCACACTATCAATACAACAACACGGCAGCACATTGACACGTGACAGAgggcagcagccagtgtgggAGCTGAGTTCCAGACTCAGTAACCAGGGCCCATGTCTCCATGTGCACCCCTGACCCTGGCCACGCCGGTTTGCAGTGTGTGCCCCTAGAGGCCACGGGGACCCTGCTGCAGCTGGTGAGTCCAGCTCACTGGAGCATGCAGAGCCTGAGGATACTGAGGGGCTGACGTGCATTAGGCACGGAGCCCCATGGGGTAGGGCAGCACCACTTAAAGGGGAAGAGACTCAGCCAAGGACCCAGAGGGAGGCAGTGTCAGTGCTGCTCCTGGTCCCTGTCTCCCTCTGCTGAGATTGCACCCATGGCATGGCTGGAGGTGCCCTCTGTGCAGCTcgcccagagctgggacagggtGAGGTGCGGGCCCTGTGCCACAGAGGAAgcgctgggggcagagctggggagcaagCCATTTGCAAATGCTTGGTTGCCCCAtgggcagtggtgggggaaaCACAAAGCAGCTTCCTAGTCACCTCCCACTGCCTGAGGGCTCCCCTGGCCTAGGGCTGGCTCTGCTCGCTGGACCTCTGGGGCAGCACTAGCTTCTCAGAGGCCCTGCCTGAGGAGGACTTGTTATCCCCATtccagcagcagggcctggcatGGAGCCGGGCCCGGAAGTCCTGGGAGACGTAGAAGTAGATGAAGGGGTCAAGGCAATTGTTGAAGGTGCTGACGGCCAGGGCCAGAACATACCAAGTGTAGGTGCGGTTGTGCCActcgggctggggctgcaggtagTGGAAGAAGAGCAGGACGTTACTGGGCGTGAAGCACAGGACAAAGACGAGCAGCACCAGGACCAGGAGGCGTACCACATGGCCATAGTGCCGCCCCCTGCGGAGCAGCCGCCACAGCACCCAGCCGTAGGAGAAGGTGATGAGCACGAAGGGCATGGCGAAGCCCAACACCACCAGCGTAGGGAAGTAGTAGGCCAGCTCGCGTTCCGTGTCCGGCTCCAGGATGTCATGGCAGGTTGTGATGTTCAGCTCTGGGACATGCTGGGAATGGGGGTAGCGCAGCAGCGGGCTcaaacccagccccacagccagccagacacccacacagactccCGCCGCCTGCCAGATGTGCCGGGAGCCCCTCCACAGAAAGGGGTGCACCAGTGAGATGTAGCGGTCCAGGCTGATGCAGGTGAGAAAGAGGATGGAGCCATACATGTTCCCATAGAAGAGGGTGACCAGGGCACGGCATGCGTAGTCCCCAAGGAGCCAGTTGTTGCCCAGCAGATGGTAGGAGATCTTgaagggcagcaggagggtgaaGAACAGGTCAGCACCGGCCAGGTTGAGCAGGAAGAGGGTGGAGGTGCATTTCTTGG is part of the Mauremys mutica isolate MM-2020 ecotype Southern chromosome 8, ASM2049712v1, whole genome shotgun sequence genome and encodes:
- the LOC123375359 gene encoding proteinase-activated receptor 4-like isoform X1; this encodes MMSLQSGPCSAALCTSLMLTCIWLGWAEQCTTAPRQIKGRAMIRLPASEEAGRNATFSGSSPESYLRSPLTRLILPTLYSMVLLVGLPANALAFWVLATKTKKCTSTLFLLNLAGADLFFTLLLPFKISYHLLGNNWLLGDYACRALVTLFYGNMYGSILFLTCISLDRYISLVHPFLWRGSRHIWQAAGVCVGVWLAVGLGLSPLLRYPHSQHVPELNITTCHDILEPDTERELAYYFPTLVVLGFAMPFVLITFSYGWVLWRLLRRGRHYGHVVRLLVLVLLVFVLCFTPSNVLLFFHYLQPQPEWHNRTYTWYVLALAVSTFNNCLDPFIYFYVSQDFRARLHARPCCWNGDNKSSSGRASEKLVLPQRSSEQSQP
- the LOC123375359 gene encoding proteinase-activated receptor 4-like isoform X3, encoding MIRLPASEEAGRNATFSGSSPESYLRSPLTRLILPTLYSMVLLVGLPANALAFWVLATKTKKCTSTLFLLNLAGADLFFTLLLPFKISYHLLGNNWLLGDYACRALVTLFYGNMYGSILFLTCISLDRYISLVHPFLWRGSRHIWQAAGVCVGVWLAVGLGLSPLLRYPHSQHVPELNITTCHDILEPDTERELAYYFPTLVVLGFAMPFVLITFSYGWVLWRLLRRGRHYGHVVRLLVLVLLVFVLCFTPSNVLLFFHYLQPQPEWHNRTYTWYVLALAVSTFNNCLDPFIYFYVSQDFRARLHARPCCWNGDNKSSSGRASEKLVLPQRSSEQSQP
- the LOC123375359 gene encoding proteinase-activated receptor 4-like isoform X2 — encoded protein: MMSLQSGPCSAALCTSLLLTCSWLGWAEQYTTAPRQIKGRAMIRLPASEEAGRNATFSGSSPESYLRSPLTRLILPTLYSMVLLVGLPANALAFWVLATKTKKCTSTLFLLNLAGADLFFTLLLPFKISYHLLGNNWLLGDYACRALVTLFYGNMYGSILFLTCISLDRYISLVHPFLWRGSRHIWQAAGVCVGVWLAVGLGLSPLLRYPHSQHVPELNITTCHDILEPDTERELAYYFPTLVVLGFAMPFVLITFSYGWVLWRLLRRGRHYGHVVRLLVLVLLVFVLCFTPSNVLLFFHYLQPQPEWHNRTYTWYVLALAVSTFNNCLDPFIYFYVSQDFRARLHARPCCWNGDNKSSSGRASEKLVLPQRSSEQSQP